The proteins below are encoded in one region of Oncorhynchus nerka isolate Pitt River linkage group LG15, Oner_Uvic_2.0, whole genome shotgun sequence:
- the zgc:112334 gene encoding rab GDP dissociation inhibitor beta, with protein MQEFDIIVLGTGLKECILSGLMSVGGKKVLHIDRNPYYGGESASISSLEELYKRFQVPCPAKPMGRGRDWNVDLVPKFLLASGELVKMLVYTKVTRYLDFKVVEGSYVYRAGKVHKVPSTEAEALASDLMGMFDKRRFRKLLLFLLNFEERDPRTYQDMDPNRTSMRELFRHFDLGPDIMEFTGHAMALYRSDDYLDQPCIQTIRRIKLYSESLARYNFSPYLYPLYGLGELPQGFARLSAVHGGSYMLNRGVEEIVMDKGKVVAVKSEGALFRCKQLICDPSYVHNRVKKVGRVIRVICLLNHPIKNTHDANSCQIIIPQTQVHRKSDIYVCMVSYAHNVASEGMYIAMVSTTVETSNPEKEVQPGLELLEPIQQKFVSISNMMVPIDDGRNSQIFVSRSYDATTHFEMECEDIKDMYRRITGSEFIFGDLRKDCGGDDDDDED; from the exons GAATGTATTCTCTCTGGCTTAATGTCAGTGGGTGGGAAGAAGGTCCTTCACATTGACCGCAACCCTTACTATGGTGGAGAGAGTGCCTCTATCTCCTCCCTAGAAGAG CTATATAAGAGGTTTCAGGTTCCATGTCCAGCTAAGCCAATGGGACGTGGGAGGGACTGGAATGTGGACCTTGTTCCCAAATTTCTACTTGCCAGTG GTGAGCTGGTTAAAATGCTGGTGTACACCAAGGTAACTCGGTATCTGGACTTTAAGGTGGTGGAGGGCAGCTATGTGTACAGGGCTGGTAAAGTCCACAAGGTCCCTTCAACTGAGGCAGAAGCCCTAGCTTCAG atCTGATGGGGATGTTTGACAAGCGCAGGTTCAGGAAGCTTCTTCTGTTCCTTCTGAACTTTGAGGAGAGAGACCCGCGGACCTACCAGGACATGGACCCCAACAGGACCAGCATGAGGGAGCTGTTCCGCCACTTCGACCTGGGACCAGACATCATGGAGTTCACTGGTCACGCCATGGCCCTGTACCGCAGTGACGA TTACTTGGACCAGCCGTGCATCCAGACCATCAGACGGATCAAGCTGTATTCTGAGTCTCTGGCTCGGTATAACTTCAGCCCGTACCTCTATCCACTGTATGGGCTAGGGGAATTACCTCAGGGCTTTGCCAG GTTAAGTGCAGTGCATGGAGGGTCCTACATGTTAAacaggggagtggaggagatTGTGATGGACAAGGGCAAAGTGGTAGCAGTGAAATCTGAGGGAGCG CTGTTCCGTTGTAAACAGCTGATCTGTGACCCCAGCTACGTGCACAACCGGGTGAAGAAGGTGGGCCGGGTCATTCGGGTCATCTGTTTACTGAATCATCCAATCAAAAACACCCATGATGCCAACTCCTGTCAAATCATTATCCCTCAAACACAAGTCCACAGGAAATCAG ATATCTATGTATGTATGGTGTCCTACGCTCACAATGTGGCATCAGAGGGGATGTATATCGCAATGGTGAGCACCACTGTAGAGACCAGTAACCCAGAGAAGGAAGTGCAGCCTGGGTTAGAACTACTAGAGCCCATTCAGCAGAA ATTTGTTTCTATCAGCAACATGATGGTCCCCATTGACGATGGAAGGAACAGTCAA ATCTTTGTGTCTCGCTCCTATGATGCCACGACACACTTTGAGATGGAGTGTGAGGACATAAAGGATATGTATCGCCGCATCACAGGATCAGAATTCATCTTTGGTGACTTACGCAAAGactgtggtggtgatgatgatgacgatgaggaCTAA